A single region of the Chelmon rostratus isolate fCheRos1 chromosome 5, fCheRos1.pri, whole genome shotgun sequence genome encodes:
- the LOC121607031 gene encoding MLX-interacting protein → MAIREMSIRQKYRRPPASIKQEQEDDSDAEETHLGLRRPDGRESQIIHSGHFMVSSPHSEHPPKKGYDFDTVNKQTCQTYHFGKASMSHLSIDASLTKLFECMTLAYSGKLVSPKWKNFKGLKLLWRDKIRLNNAIWRAWYMQYVEKRDNPVCHFVTPLDGSMDLDIHRPAEATATEGKCWKRRIEIVIREYHKWRTYFKKRLQKHKDEDLSSLLKGPEEQLSLFGEVSPDMLRVSFYQDEETAARRGPRKHNETPAPMEMDPLFDMDVLMSEFSDTLFSTLASHQPIAWPNPREIAHAGNADMIQPGLIPLQPNLDFMDSFDPLQDLFHGLRQPSFPSVSPTASSVTPLPSSSSQSQAQLMSSMQLTTNHISHPGPLPIPSPMASQTNRTGGGDDAGYVQNYMSLFPGQVAPSDQAVVSSVSQPLSHDPLAQCLSGQGMASAAPMVPSPLDNTSALVETVPPSVITHTASSTVKPSDAATTFSHGSEYSSISTQPPSQFQPLASLPTTSVQQPQTFAMPRPFQPSSANKNHPVQRIAAANTLPSSHLLLTAPFPGQTFAVIVTPTPLKADMVPNTGVVIAPSHLAATSGFHVMPQTQKSPQPIVPKEESYSSSRKNQKAPSSGVHSQPGSGQGSPCGLDQIPSPQSLISSSSKPLVKNEQNQSRRTHISAEQKRRSNIKIGFKTLCNLVPTLNSQSNISNAVTLQKTVDHIGKLQQERHQMQEDVRRLQEEIEKLNASINLYQEQLPATGVPTRRHRFDHMQEFNEYVKNRTLQNWKFWIFSIIIKPLFESFNEMVSTTSRAELYQTTLQWLDRHCSLPVLRPMVLRSLRHLSTTTSILSDPSLLPEEAIRAVTHTDV, encoded by the exons ATGGCTATTAGAGAGATGTCTATACGGCAGAAATACCGTCGCCCGCCGGCGAGCATAAAGCAGGAGCAGGAAGACGATTCGGACGCTGAAGAGACCCACCTGGGGCTGAGGAGACCAGACGGGCGGGAGTCTCAAATCATCCACAGCGGACACTTCATGGTGTCTTCACCCCATAGCGAGCACCCTCCGAAGAAAGGCTACGACTTCGACACTGTCAACAAACAGACCTGTCAGACCTATCACTTTGGCAAAGCTAGCATGTCGCACCTCTCCATAGACGCTTCACTGACCAAACTCTTTGAGTGCATGACTCTTGCGTACAG TGGTAAGTTGGTATCTCCCAAATGGAAGAACTTCAAAGGTTTAAAACTGCTTTGGAGAGACAAGATCCGCCTCAACAACGCCATATGGAGAGCTTGGTATATGCAGT ATGTGGAGAAAAGGGATAATCCTGTCTGTCACTTTGTGACTCCCCTGGATGGAAGTATGGACTTGGACATTCACCGTCCTGCTGAG GCTACTGCCACGGAAGGGAAATGCTGGAAAAGAAGAATTGAAATTGTCATAAGAGAATACCACAAGTGGAGAACATACTTTAAGAAAAGG TTACAGAAGCACAAGGATGAGGACCTCTCAAGCCTGCTGAAG GGCCCAGAGGAGCAGTTATCGCTGTTTGGGGAAGTCTCTCCAGACATGCTCCGTGTCTCCTTTTATCAGGATGAAGAGACAGCAGCACGTCGTGGGCCTCGTAAGCATAATGAAACACCTGCTCCAATGGAGATGGATCCCCTGTTCGACATGGATGTTCTGATGTCTGAGTTTTCAGACACGTTGTTCTCTACGTTGGCCTCGCACCAGCCCATAGCCTGGCCCAATCCAAGGGAGATTG CTCATGCAGGAAACGCAGACATGATTCAACCAGGGCTCATCCCCTTACAACCCAATCTAGACTTCATGGACTCCTTTGATCCGCTACAAG ACTTATTTCACGGCCTCCGTCAACCCAGCTTCCCCTCTGTTTCCCCCACTGCATCATCTGTCACCCCTCtacccagcagcagctctcagtcACAG GCCCAGTTAATGTCTTCCATGCAACTCACAACCAACCACATCTCCCATCCTGGCCCCCTGCCCATCCCCTCTCCCATGGCCAGTCAAACCAATCGAactggtggtggtgatgatgctgGATATGTACAAAACTACATGTCTCTGTTTCCTGGGCAGGTGGCGCCCAGTGATCAAGCAGTAGTTTCCTCAGTTTCTCAGCCATTATCCCATGATCCTCTGGCGCAGTGCCTCTCAGGTCAGGGCATGGCCTCAGCAGCACCCATGGTTCCCTCACCCTTGGACAACACCTCAGCGCTGGTTGAAACTGTACCACCATctgtgattacacacacagcctcctctACAGTCAAGCCCAGTGATGCAGCCACCACCTTTAGCCATGGCTCAGAGTATAGCTCCATATCCACACAACCTCCATCTCAATTCCAGCCCTTGGCATCATTGCCTACCACTTCTGTCCAGCAACCTCAGACTTTTGCCATGCCTCGCCCTTTTCAGCCATCCAGTGCCAACAAAAACCACCCTGTGCAAAGGATTGCTGCTGCTAACACCCTCCCCtcttcccacctcctcctcacag CTCCTTTCCCAGGTCAAACTTTTGCTGTGATTGTTACACCAACACCTCTGAAAGCAGATATGGTCCCTAATACTGGAGTGGTCATTGCTCCTTCACATCTTGCAGCG ACTTCTGGATTTCACGTCATGCCTCAGACACAGAAGTCTCCTCAGCCGATTGTCCCCAAAGAGGAGTCTTATTCTTCCAGCCGCAAAAATCAGAAAGCCCCCTCTAGTGGCG ttCACAGTCAGCCAGGATCAGGTCAAGGCTCACCATGTGGGTTGGATCAAATTCCCAGTCCCCAGtcactgatcagcagcagcagtaaaccTCTGGTAAAGAATGAACAAAATCAG AGCCGGAGGACACACATATCTGCAGAGCAGAAGAGACGATCAAACATAAAGATTGGCTTCAAAACACTCTGCAACCTAGTTCCCACTCTGAATTCACAATCAAAT ATCAGTAATGCAGTCACATTGCAGAAGACGGTGGATCACATTGGGAAACTTCAGCAGGAGAGGCACCAGATGCAGGAAGATGTCAGGAGACTACAAGAGGAGATAGAGAAGCTCAATGCCTCCATTAA CTTGTATCAGGAGCAGCTGCCTGCAACAGGGGTGCCCACCAGGCGGCATCGCTTCGACCACATGCAAGAGTTCAATGAATATGTAAAGAACCGCACTCTTCAGAACTGGAAGTTCTGGATT ttcagcatcatcatcaagcCTCTCTTTGAGTCATTCAATGAGATGGTGTCAACtacaagcagagcagagctgtatCAGACCACACTGCAATGGCTTGATCGTCACTGCTCCCTTCCCGTGCTCAGACCCA TGGTGTTGAGATCCCTTCGCCACCTGAGCACAACCACGTCCATCCTTAGTGATCCATCCCTGCTCCCTGAAGAAGCCATCCgggctgtcacacacacagatgtgtag